The region ACTGTTACCCTTACTTTTAAGGATCCACATCATCTAGTTGATGTAATGACTCTTGAACAATTGGATTTACTCGATAAAGTCGAATTAATACGAGCAGAGGATCAAGTCATTATCGTGTTACAAATCAATGAAACCTCTACTGTTGATCGTTTTGGAGTTATTCGTTTAAAAGTAGTTTATGGCGATTATAGTATTCCACTTTCTATTTTATTAAATATTCGGGCTGCTAATCCATAATTATTCACTTTATTGAGTCAACATAAATCAATAGCAGACCGCAGCTGGCGGTCTGCTATTCGTTTAAATCTCTTAAATGTTTTCTGCTTTATGTCCTATCATTTATGCGATATACATCTCTCAAAACAAGAACATAGCCGCCTTGTTAAGTGAATACACAAGTCACTAAAAGATATATATTTTTTTGCTGTTTTTTTCGATACAAGATGAGTAAAATCAAATCTATAAAAGGATTGGGTTTTATTCAAGGAGTAAAAAAATGTTACCGCTTTATTTTGCTTATTCAGGGATTGTTGCATCTGTTTGGATTGTACTCGGGATTGCGATTGCTGGCTGTCGCTATCAAGGTTATAGCCACACTAAACAGTTTTGCAGTGAATTGGGGGCGAGTGGCAGTCCGACAGAAAAGTTTTCCCCATTAATTAATAATTATCCTCTAGGTTTATTGTTTGTGATATTTGGTGGTTATCTTATCCAACTGGCACCTTCATCTGTGTTGATGATTATGGTGGGCACGTTGATTGTGTTACATGGGATCGGGACTTGGGTGGCGGGTTATTTTCCCATGGATGCTGATCCTTATACCAAAACGCCGAGTTTTCAGTGTAAAGTGCACTCATGGGCGGGATCAGTGATGTTTTTATCCCTTTTGACCGCATCTGTGCTGTGCTTATTTATCAATGAATTGTCTTTTTCTTTTAAAATGTTGACGATATTCAGTATATTCGCTTCAATGTATTTCTCGTATACCTTGGTAAAGTCATTTAGAAATAAGACCGATCCTGGTACTCAGCAAAGATTAAGTTACGCAGCCCAATTAGTGTGGCTATCTGGATTATCCTTTGTTATTGCATAAAGTGGATCACTTTAGCAGAGATTGATGATCTGCTGATGGCTGTTTTGCCAGTGCAAGTAGTCTAGCTTTATGGGACTAATAGTGTCACTCCTATTGCTATCTAAGTGCTTGAGCACGAGTGAGGGAAACCCATTAATGGGGAGCTGGCGTACTCTGTCAATTTCGTCCATTAATCGTTGGTTGAGTTGTACACAATGCATCTGCTCTGTAAATATGGTGCGATTAAGTCCAATGTCGGTAGCTATAGTGATTAAGGTGTCCACATTTGATGGGTTTTTAGCCTCGAGATAATAGGCTGTTTGAATGCCCTGAATCATCTGCTGTTCAAGGCCCATCTCTCTGGCTATCAATGCGGCACGACACGCAGGGTAAGTCGAACGCCTTGGTTGACACAGTTGCCAAAAATCGTCGTTAAATGGCGTACCAAGTTGATCGCTGATATTGCGCCAAGTTTGCTGTAAAAAGTCTTGCATCTCCAAAGGCATCGGTTCATTCGAATCTGCTGCTAGGCCACCAAGTTGATATTTTACCATAACTCCAGAGCCTTCAAGTGCTGCCTTTAGTTTGTGCCAAGTCGGTGCATATCCCCAGCACCAGCTACACATAGGGTCGTAGACATAATATAGGATTGGCTGAATATGTTGGTTTGTGTGAATGTGAGTCAATGTCATATTGTTTCATTCCATAGGCGTCTTGCGAGTCCCGACGATCGTTGCGTGGCGTGTAAGCTTGCCAGTTCGAAGACGGTTTGCGATCCCAGACAAGTGAAATGTTGTTTAGCGCGGGTGATGGCGGTGTATATCAGTTCTTTTGTTAGTAGCTGTTTTTGTGCCACACTTGGCCACAAAGGCAATACCAGCGCGACATTGTTAAACTCGCTGCCTTGACTCTTATGTACTGTCATGGCAAAGCAGGTATCGTGACTGGGCAGGCGAGCAGGAAGGACTTTTAAAACACTGCCATCGGCCTGAATAAAGTGGGCCATTAACCTTGGGGCAGTAAGATGATCACTACCAGTATTGGCTTGATCTAACAAGATCAGGCCAATGTCACCGTTAAACAGGCCTAAGTTATAGTCGTTACTCTGTATTATCACCGGTCTTCCTTGGTAAAACTCCAGCTCGGTGGAAATGAGTTTGGCTTTTTTTAGTGCGTTAGCCACTCCTAAATTAATGCCATCGACACCATATTCACCGGCTCGCATGGCACATAGGATCCTAAATTCGTTATAACAGTCGATAATGGCACTGGGATGGCTGGTACCATTATGGGCCAGTTCAAGATACCCTCGGTAGTGATTGACTGCCTGTGATAACAGTTGATCTAAGCCCGTATTCCCAGTATGCATCTTTTGATGTTCTATCCAGTTAAGTTCCTGATAACCTGTTTGCCATACGTGCATGATGCGGTGTTTATCTGAGTTGTTTACCGCACTCGCGAGTTGACCGATACCAGCATCGCCTTGAAATCTGTGGCTATGCATCAGCATGCATAAATTGTCACCCATTTGGGGTGAATCGCTGATAAATTCACTCAGATCAACGCCAGTCAGGGTAAATAAATGTTGGGCGTGATCGGCTGAATAACGCATTCGCCATTGGGTATTGTTTCTGGTACTAGTGTCATTGCTCAGGGTGTTAGAGTGTTTCAATCCAGCGCAGATATCTGCTAGGACAGCGCCAGCTTCGACCGAGGCAAGCTGATCTTGATCCCCAAGTAAAATGAGTCTGGCGTGGGCAGGCAATGCTGATAGCATTTTATGCATCATGGGCAAATCGACCATAGAAGCTTCATCAACCACGAGTAAATCGAGCCTGAGCGGGTTGTCTTTATGATGGCGAAACTGGTGCGAGTTAGGGATCACCCCCAATAATCGATGTAAAGTTGATGCTTCCTCTGGAATTCGCTGCAAACAGCTCAAATCCATCTCATCAGCGAAAGCGGCCAGCTCTTGTGCCAGTCTTTGTTTAGATCCCTTGATAGATTCACTTAACCTCGCCGCCGCTTTGCCGGTGGGGGCGACAAGCCTTATGACCATTGGTGACTCTAGCGTCAATAAAAACAGCAGTTTAGTGACCGTGGTGGTTTTACCTGTACCCGGGCCGCCGGTGATCACCGCCAACTTTTGACTAAATGCGGTGGCGGTAGCAATTTTTTGCCAATCAATATTCGGCTGAATGTCATGACTTAATGGAGGAAAAAGTCTATCTAAACGGGCTTTAGTGGCTGTAGAGCCTGATGTGCACTGGCTATTGGACAGGCGCAAGAGGAAGTCACAGATTTGCGTCTCAAATTGATAATAACGCTGTAGATAAAGTGAGCCGCCCTCTAATACCATGGGGGAGGGAGTGCTATTTAATGTGTTGTTTGCTTGGGTCGAGGTAAACGTCGTGATACAAGGACATTGTGCTAATACTGCGGTGAGTTCATCATGACTTAGGGTTATTTGACAATGTGATGCCTGCTCAAGCATGGGGTTATTCAGTACGATGTGATGAATGGGCAAGCAAGTGTGTTGCTGAGATAGGTGTTTACTGAGCAAGGCACAGATCAGCAGGAACAAGTCACTGTAAGATGTACCATGGCATTCATCAAGAATGCGCAGTTGCACTTGATGAAGCTGAGCCAGCTCAAAAGCAAAATGTCTATCAAGGGGCGTGATTAAGCGTTCGTTTTCCCAATACTTTAGCAGGGCGTTCATGGGCTGCGTTGAATGGATCATGGCTTATGCTCCATTGGCTGCTTCACTGCCGTTTGTGAGCTGCTCGCATTGACAAGGCTTGGCTCACTGTCGAACAAATGATCGAGTGACTCGATAAGGGCTTTAGGCGGCTTATCATAGAAAATACCGGATTGTGGAGCCTTGACAGACATGCCACGCAAGAAGAGGTAATAACAGCCACCAATATGTTGATCATAATCATAATTTTGTATTCTTAACCCAAGATATCGATGCAGCACCACAGTATAGATAATGTACTGTAAGTCGTATCGGTGGTTGCGAATGGCATCTTTCATTGCATCGGATCCGTAGTGGCTATAGTCATCACCGAGATGGTTAGATTTGTGATCGGCGATATAGAATTGATCTTGGTGCTCGAAAATTAAATCGATAAAGCCTTTGAGCATGCCTTTGAGTGACTCAAAATTTAACCCGGCACTGTAACCATAATGAATAAGAATATCATTGAGTTTATCGGCTTCAAGTGTCTTTATCGGCAAGTAAAACTCCATTTCGACCAGTTTTTGGGCAGGGACTAATTGTGACAATGTGAGTTTGCTATTATCACTCAATGTGGCGGCCAGTAAATCCAGATACCAGGGCAGTAGTACATCATACCAAGACTCATCAATACCGTATTTATCCATGGCGATAGGGAGGTGTATTGGTAGCTCTGTTTCAGCTTGAGT is a window of Shewanella sp. VB17 DNA encoding:
- a CDS encoding DUF998 domain-containing protein, producing MLPLYFAYSGIVASVWIVLGIAIAGCRYQGYSHTKQFCSELGASGSPTEKFSPLINNYPLGLLFVIFGGYLIQLAPSSVLMIMVGTLIVLHGIGTWVAGYFPMDADPYTKTPSFQCKVHSWAGSVMFLSLLTASVLCLFINELSFSFKMLTIFSIFASMYFSYTLVKSFRNKTDPGTQQRLSYAAQLVWLSGLSFVIA
- a CDS encoding DsbA family protein; translation: MTLTHIHTNQHIQPILYYVYDPMCSWCWGYAPTWHKLKAALEGSGVMVKYQLGGLAADSNEPMPLEMQDFLQQTWRNISDQLGTPFNDDFWQLCQPRRSTYPACRAALIAREMGLEQQMIQGIQTAYYLEAKNPSNVDTLITIATDIGLNRTIFTEQMHCVQLNQRLMDEIDRVRQLPINGFPSLVLKHLDSNRSDTISPIKLDYLHWQNSHQQIINLC
- the recD gene encoding exodeoxyribonuclease V subunit alpha, whose protein sequence is MIHSTQPMNALLKYWENERLITPLDRHFAFELAQLHQVQLRILDECHGTSYSDLFLLICALLSKHLSQQHTCLPIHHIVLNNPMLEQASHCQITLSHDELTAVLAQCPCITTFTSTQANNTLNSTPSPMVLEGGSLYLQRYYQFETQICDFLLRLSNSQCTSGSTATKARLDRLFPPLSHDIQPNIDWQKIATATAFSQKLAVITGGPGTGKTTTVTKLLFLLTLESPMVIRLVAPTGKAAARLSESIKGSKQRLAQELAAFADEMDLSCLQRIPEEASTLHRLLGVIPNSHQFRHHKDNPLRLDLLVVDEASMVDLPMMHKMLSALPAHARLILLGDQDQLASVEAGAVLADICAGLKHSNTLSNDTSTRNNTQWRMRYSADHAQHLFTLTGVDLSEFISDSPQMGDNLCMLMHSHRFQGDAGIGQLASAVNNSDKHRIMHVWQTGYQELNWIEHQKMHTGNTGLDQLLSQAVNHYRGYLELAHNGTSHPSAIIDCYNEFRILCAMRAGEYGVDGINLGVANALKKAKLISTELEFYQGRPVIIQSNDYNLGLFNGDIGLILLDQANTGSDHLTAPRLMAHFIQADGSVLKVLPARLPSHDTCFAMTVHKSQGSEFNNVALVLPLWPSVAQKQLLTKELIYTAITRAKQHFTCLGSQTVFELASLHATQRSSGLARRLWNETI